In Desulfovibrio inopinatus DSM 10711, the DNA window CAATCGTCCCAAGGGCAAGCATGGCGTTGAGATCAAAAAAACGTTCCCAAAATACCATGCTGATGCTCTGACCAAGAGAAAACGAACACTCGCGACGAAAATAAAATGCTTTGGCTAACTCACCGAGTTTTGCAGGGACAATGTTGTTCACCGCCATGGAGAGGAGAAAGGCTTTGAGGCATGTCTTGTTCCCGGCTTTGAATCGGGAAAGAAAATCCAAGCGCATGGCCATGGTTCCATAGCTCAAGAACTGAAACAGAATTGTCCCGACAATGGCTATTCCATTATAGTTTTTGAGGGTGTCAAAAAGAAGCCCGAAATCGATTCCCCAAAACGCGTAAACAAGACAGCCCGCTACAAAAGCGAATCGAATAATGAGACTGAGCGTTTTTTTAACAAGCATGTTTGCGTCAAATTCCTTACAAAAGGTTGGGTGGCTCGTCCTCTGTTACCTGTTGAACGCATCTTGAAGACGATACCGAAGATGGGTGAAGCGTTTTGCTCCGCCGATATTTTTGAGTCCAATAGCCAAAGCGCGCCGGCCACCGATCAGAACAGCCAGGCGCTTTGCCCGCGTCAATGCTGTATAAATGAGATTGCGTCGGAGCATGATGAAGTGTTGGGTGATTATCGGAATAACCACAGCAGGATATTCACTGCCCTGCGACTTGTGAATGGTGACGCAATAGGCAGGGGTCAATTCATCTAACTCGGTTTTTTCATAGGTGACAAAGCGGCCATCAAAATCGACGACAAGTTCGCCCTCACCCTCATCAACTTCGCAAATCGTGCCTTGATCGCCGTTGAAGACGTCTTTCTCATAATTGTTTCGGGTTTGCAAAACACGATCTCGCATCCGAAAAATGGTACGCCCTCGACTCAGGCTTGCTCCCCGGGGGTTGAGGCGTTCTTGCAACAAGCTATTCAACGCCAGTGTGCCGACCTCTCCTTTATGCATGGGGGACAAAACTTGTATTTCGGAAAACGGTGACAGCCCGTATGTGTGCGGAATTTTATCACAAACGAGTTCAACAATACGCTGCTGCACCACCGTCGGTTCGTTTTGTTCCACCCAAAAGAAATCAGCTTCCGGCGGGTCTTTGGGGGATTGCACCGGAAACGCTCCGGTATTGATACGGTGAGAATTCACCACAATCATGCTCTCCCTGGCTTGCCTGTAAATATGGGTCAAGCGAACACTCGGAACCGCCTCGCTTGTTAACAGATCGTCGAGGACATTGCCTGGCCCGACCGATGGCAACTGGTTGACGTCACCGACAAGCAATAAACGACAGGTCAATGGCAAGGCACGCAGAACATTGACACAGAGTGTCGCATCGAGCATGGAGACTTCATCGATCACAAGGACATCGGCTTTAAGCTTGTTGTCCTCATGGAATGCAAAGCTCCCTCCCGGGGTATATTGAAGCAGCCGGTGCAAGGTGGTGGCTTTATGGCCCGACGCTTCAAAAAGTCGTTTGGCCGCTCGACCGGTGGGAGCGGCTAACTTAATAGAAAAGCCAAGTTGATCCAAAGCATCAACAATCGTTTTGGTGATGGTGGTCTTGCCGGTTCCTGGGCCTCCCGTAATGACAAAGACCTTATGTTCACATGCACCGATAACAGCCTGGCGTTGTTCTTCGGATAAGGTGATACCGGCTTTTTTTTCTATCCCCGGTAAAATGGAATGAATTTTCTTTTTCGGATCCGCGGCACCATGATCAGCCAAGGCATGCAAGCGTTCGGCAATTTCTCGCTCATAACGATAAAAATGGCTCAAATACACGCCTCGATCAATCGTCTGCTCCGGAAGCGGTTCAACAAACACCTTTTTTTTCTCTTCCAGTGACGTCAGCGCGTCTTCGAGCAAGTCGACGTCGATATCTTGGAGCATGTCCGCAACAGCTGACAACAATTCTTCAGCGGGATAAAAGAGGTGCCCTTGCTCACTGAGTGTAAAAAGACAAAACACAATGGCTGCTTCCAAACGCATAGGACTGTGCGGGTCCAGTCCCAGTTTGGTCGCCATGATGTCAGCCGTACGGAACCCGATTCCAGCGATTTTATACGCAAGGTCATAGGGATTCTGCTTGATGGCTTCGACCGCTCCCCGTCCATACAGCTTTAATATTTTTGCTGCATGCGTTGTGGCAATGTCATGACTTTGTAAAAAAATCATGAGGTCGCGGACTTCGCTCTGTTCCTGCCAGGAATCTTGTATGGTTTTGAGTTTCTTTTTGCCAAGCCCTTCGACTTTGAGCAATTTTTCAGGATCATTTTCCAGAATGTCGAGAACTTTATCACCAAAGGCATCAATCATGCGTTCGGCCAGCGTTTCTCCAACACCTTTGATCATGCCTGAAGAAAGGTATCGTCGGATACCGTTGATTGTTGCCGGTAGTTTTTGCTCAAACGATTCAACCTGAAATTGGCGTCCGTATTTTGGATGCTCAATAAAATGCCCACGTAAATGCAATATTTCGCCAGGAGTGACGAGCGGAATGGTACCGACAATCGTTGTCAAACCAGGTTCGGAAGTGGCTTTGACGCGAGCGATGAGATAGTTGGTCTCGGGATTGAAAAATGTCACCCCGGACACTTCAGCCCGTAATTCGTCAAAAGAGCTGTCTTCGTCCGACAGAAGGCGAGGTTGTTGCGTGTCCGGGGGCATAAAATATCAGAGATTGATGGACGTTACAGTTTTTGTCTGTACTGGACGGATTGTCGCAGGGTTTCCTTATCCACATATTTAATGTCCGCACCCAAAGGAATCCCTTGCGCTAAGCGTGACACGGTGATGTGGGGAAAACGATCCCGGACAAGCGAGATGATATGCGTTGCCGTCACTTCAGCATCCAGTGTGGTGCCGAGTGCAAGAATAAGCTCGGTGACTTCACCTTCAGCTAAACGTTGCATCAACACATCAAAGCGCAGGCTCTTGGCGTCAACGCCATCAAGAGGAGCGATGAGCCCCCCCAGAACGAGATATTTTCCTTTGTACAGACCAGCCTCTTCCATCACGAGTAAGGAATCCCATTCCGAGACAAGACAGAGTTCCGTGGTATTCCGTCCAGGGTCACTGCAAATGGAACAGACTTCGGTTTCGGAAAGGCTGGCACAACTCGAACAGACATGGAGCGTATCACGGAGTTCACGAATGGTTTCGCCAAGACGTACCGTGCGCTCTTTGGGCCAATGCAATAAACATAAGGCCGCTCGTAGCGCAGATTTTGGTCCAAGGCCGGGCAAGCCGGCCATTTGTTCAACTACGTCTTGAAGAGGTTGAGGCAACTTTTGCACGCAACCGTCCTTTGATGGGGTGAAACTTAGAACAAGCCGGGGATCTTCATGCCCCCGGTCAGTTGCCCCATTTCCTGCTCATTCATTTCCTTGGCCCGTTTCATCGCGTCGCTGACGGCAGCAAAAACAAGATCCTGCAGCATGTCGACATCTTCCGGATCAACCACCGATTTATCGATCTTAATGGACACAAGATCCATGCCGCCATTGACAACCGCCGTAACCATGCCGCCACCGCTTGTGGCTTCAATGGTTTTGGTTTTCATTTCTTCCTGCATCTGGGCCATTTTGCGCTGCATAATCTGGGCTTGGCGCACCAGGTCGTTCATTCCTTTCATAGGACTTCTCCTTCACAGAAACGTCTTCTTTAACGTTCCTATTTGGTTTGAATATCGATAACTTGAGCTCCAAGTTCTTCCTGCGCCTTTTGGATCAAAGGCTGCTCCATAATCGTTGCTTTGAATACCGAACTTTCTTCGGTGGTCATATTTTCTTTCGCAAGAATTTCGATGCGGACATCCGGCCCAAGATAAGATCGCGCCAGGGTAGTTAAAGCCGGGGCCTCTCCTCCAGCACAAACGTGTCCCTTGTGGGTTTGATTGATACACGTAATACGTAAAACAGGGCCAGCATTATCCTGAAGAATCTCCCCTGATGCAAGTGCAATTCCACGTACGGATTCGCCGCCAGCCTTCACCTGCTCGTCATGAAACGCCACCAATCCTTCCCACGTCTTTGGTGCATCCGGCTGCGGACTGGTGGCGGCTGGATGAACGACTTCCGGCGAGGGATCGGAAACCGGAGGCGCTGAAAATGATTCAAAAGGCGGAGAATGTGGCGCTTGAGGTGATTGCGCCGTAGACGCAACCTCCGGTTGTGAAGGGGCCAGATCGGGTTGGTATGGATGCGTTTCCTGTGACGGTTCTGTCAGCTCTCTCCGTTCATTGGAGTTTTTTTTTCCGTCGGACGGTGATGCCGTCGGAGCTACTGGCCGGACAGGAGTTCCCGGAGATGCCGACGCCCCGCTTGGCGCACATTCAAGTTCTTCCAACGAAAGCAGCCTGGGCAAATATGTCAGGTTAAGCAAAAGCAGCTCAAGAGCGAGCGCCGGTTCCAGGCTTGTCATCACGCGACGTTGTCCTTCCAGCGTCATTTGCCAGCAGGCATGGATATGCCCAATATTGAATCGACCGGCCCATTCGAGCCAGGATTCGGCTTCATCACGAGTAAGCTCTACCAAATCGAATGCCGCCTCACCTGCCTGGCTCAAAACAAACATATTGCGCCAGCAGGAAGACAATTCGCGCATAAAAAATCCGATGTCCAACCCTTTATCCAAAACATGATGAAGAACGCGAAGCACCGAGGCGATATCCTGATCGGCAATGCCCCGCATCAATTCAAAATAGACATCCTGGCCAGCCAGTCCAAGAATGTCGCGGACATCGTCTGCACGAAGCGCCCCAGATCCAACGGCCAGTGTTTGCCCGAGCAATGACATGCCGTCGCGGACACTACCCGCAGCACGACGAGCCAGAATAGAAACAGCGGACTGATCGTACTCAACGCCTTCCTTATGCAGAATGCTGGCTAAATGCGCCTCCAACGTTGCCTGAGGCATGCGTTTAAAAATATAATGCTGGCAACGGCTGATGATCGTGGCCGGAAATTTGTGAGGTTCCGTTGTGGCCATAATGAAGGTCACGCGCGGCGGTGGTTCTTCCAACGTTTTCAATAACGCATTGAACGCCGCCCGGGAAAGCATGTGAGCTTCATCTATAATAAAGACTTTATAACGGCTATTCAACGGAGCATAGCCGACGTCTTCTTTCAGGCGTCTGGCTTCTTCGACGCCTCCATGTGTCGCGGCGTCAATTTCTATGACGTCCGAAGAAATTCCCGCGGTAATCTGCCGGCAATGAAGGCATTCATTGCACGGTTCCGCCGTCGGTGCAGTGGTACAATTGAGTGATTTGGCCAGAATTCGAGCCAAGGTCGTTTTACCGACTCCACGCGTTCCACTGAAGAGATACGCCGGCGCAATCTTGTCCGTGAGCGATGCCCGAGACAAGATTTTTTTAATTTCTTCCTGACCAGCCACCTCATCGAAGCGTTGTGGTCTGTATTTGGCTGTAAGGCTGGCAGAACTCATGACGACCTTATTTTTTCTTCAATAAATCCGGCCCGGCGTTTTTTCGTCGAACACCGGGCCGGGAGTAGATATGCTGGCTACAACGTTTGCGTCTCATAGATTTTCCGCACGCCCCCATTGTGCAGATGCATCAAAAATCGATACGCAAAAAATAGCAACCCCTTCGGCAATACTCGCTTAGAGATCGTAAGGCTGCAACCATGCGGCGTATTTGGGATTTTCTCCCTTCACAACATCAAAGAAGGCTTTTTGCAAGCCCAGAGTGACTTCGCCCGCACGGCCTTTGCCGATGGTACGACGATCAACTTCTCGAATGGGCGTGATTTCGGCGGCCGTTCCCGTGAAGAAGGCTTCATCGGCCGTGTACAATTCGTCTCGCGTAAAGCGATGCTCAATCACTTGATATCCCATGTCGCGCGCAACAGTGATAACACTTTCGCGGGTGATACCGGCCAAAATGGAGGTCAAGGGCGGAGTTTTGATAACATTCTTCTTCACAATGAAGATGTTCTCGCCCGAACCTTCTGCCACGTATCCATCTGTGTCAAGCATACATGCTTCATCGTAGCCGTCGGCAACAGCTTCGACCTTGGCCAGTACCGAGTTGACATAGTTGCCACAGACTTTGGCTTTGGTCATCATGACGTTGACATGGTGACGCGCAAAGGTGGAAGCTTTAATGCGAATACCACGCTCCAAGGCTTCTTCACCGAGGTAGGCTCCCCACGGCCATACCGCGATTGCCGTGTGAATGGGGTTTTTCCCGGGGTGAACCCCCATGGCTGCCCCCGTACCAATAAAAATGAGCGGACGGATATACCCTTCGGCTAACTTGTTGGCAGCCAGCGTTTCAAGAATTGCTGCCGTAATGGCCTCGTTGTCATACGGCACGCTAATTTCGACAATCTTGGCTGATTCACATAGTCGATCAACATGTTCCTTGAGCCGAAAAACAGCAGAGGTGCCGTCTTTTTGCTTGTACGCACGAATACCTTCAAAAACGCCGACACCGTAATGCAAGGTGTGGGTCATGACGTGCACATTAGCCTCGTTCCAAGGAACGAGTTTTCCATCGAACCAGATAAGATCGGACTTCGGCGACATGGTTTTCCCCTTTCTAAAATGAAATGAATCCGCAGATTTCTTCGGTGATCCGCGGCGAAAAGATACGAGGCGCCAGCGTTGAAAGAAGCGCCGAAGAAAAAAGTGAAAGCTAAAAGAAGACAGGTCCAAGGTCAAGAAGCCAGTGCATTTTCTTTGCCAACCTACCGAGATATTGCCCATATTCCTTGTGCTTGTTATGAGGCTCAACCGCACAACGGAGACAATACAACATGAATTCTACTGCCCCGTATTTTATAGCGAATACGCCGTTTCTTGCTCCCCTGGCAGGATATTCCGACTTGGCATTTCGCCTTCTCTGCCGAGAATTCGGTTGCGCTGGCGCGTTTACGGAAATGATCAGCGCGAAAGGATTGGTCTATAATAGTCCAGGCACGCAACGGCTTTTAGATACTCGTCCTGAAGACTTACCACTTATTGTTCAGCTTTTCGGGAGTGAGCCTGAATTTTTGGGTCTCGCGATGGAAAAAGCGATGGAACTCGGGTTTCGGTATTTTGATCTCAATGCAGGATGTCCGGTGAATAAAGTCGTGAAAACAGGAGCCGGAGCCGCCCTCGCCAAGAATCCCAAAACCCTTTTTGAAATTGTCCGGACAATGGTCCGAAAGGCCGGTCACGGCCATGTGGGAGTGAAGTTCCGCACGGGTTGGAATGAAGGTGACCGACTTGACATTGAAGGAGTCAGTAAAACTCTTGAAGACATTGGTGTTGGCTGGTTGACACTTCATCCACGACTTGCCAGTCAAGGGTATTCCGGACAGGCGGATTGGTCTGCTCTGCGCATACTCAAGGATGCCGTTTCTATCCCGGTCATTGCTAGTGGAGATCTGTTTTACCCTGAAGATGGTGTGCGCGTTATCGAACAAACCGGCGTCGACACGATTATGTTTGCTCGAGGAGCTCTTCGTGACCCGTCAATTTTTGAAAAGTATCTTTTGCTTCGCCAAAACAGCCCTCTTCCGGTATGCGATGGACCGGCAATGGCTCATATCATGACGCGTCATGCTCATCTTGCCAAACGCTACTCGAACCCTCATCTTGCTCTTCTGAAAATGCGTACGATTGTGCCACGTTATCTCAAAAATTTGGCAGGGAGCAAGCCGCTTCGTGTCCAACTCACGCATTGTGCTTCCTGGGAAGAACTCGACGAAATTATCTCTAAGGCATCGCAGTTAGAGCCCGTGCCGCAAGCTGTTCACACTATACAAGCATAACGCACACAGAGAGCCGCCCTGTCATACCAGAGCGACTCATCAACTTGTTTATATATAGATGCTTCCGCTCTTACGTCGGAATCCGTGTTATGCAGGAAACGCGTTGACTTGGAAACGTCGTCAACACTTGGAGAGAAGAATTGAAGCGGCCTGGAGCCCGACGCCGAATCCACACAAAAGACAATGTGTGAGATCGCTTCGATCAAGATATTTTTCAAACAAAAGCGGTAAGGTAGAAGAAACGGTATTACCATAGTCTTTGATATCGAAAGGAACTTTTTCCAGCGGTAAATCCATTGTGCGAGCCAGGCTGTGAATAACATGACGATTGGCTTGGTGCAGAAAAAACATATTAATATCTTCCCGAGACAACCCATTGACTGTAAGGCATGACTCAATGTTGCCTGGCACGTCACGCATAATAAGGTTAAAAATATCGCGTCCATCCATAAAAAGATGCTGCCCTGGCCGTTTGATTAGCGCTTCATATTTTTCACCGAACGATGCGAATGCACCGACACCAATCTGCCAAAGAGGATCATCCGTAAGTAATGTTACGGCAGCAGCATCCCCGAAAAGAAGCGCTGTATTCTTGTCATTCATATCGAGAATGTCGGAATACGGATCCGCAGTGAAGAAAAGGCCGCACCGCAATTTGTTCGCTTCCATAAAGCTTTTGCATACCGACAAACCGTACGGATACCCGGCGCACCCCAACCCCAAGTCCAACGTTGCCATGCTATGGGGAAGGCCCAATTTGGACTGCACAATGGTGGATGTTTGAGGAATTGTGTAATCACCGTTTTGTGTACAAATGCAAAGAAGATCTATGTGTTGTAAAATGGATGTGTCGACCAGTTTATTCTGTAACGCGGTAAATGCGTGAACACACAAATCCGATGCTTGTTCTTGAGGATCCTTTTTTGCTAATCGATTAATGCCGATTTTTTCCAGAAACATCGGACCAACTTCAAAACGCTGAATAAGGTCGGCGCTTTCCAGCCCTGTTTCTGGAATGTAGCCACTTATGGCGGTAACGCCTATCATGCCTCACTTCCTTTATGCATTGATTCTTGTGTGATGTATTGTTGCACTGCGCAAATGGCAAACGCTGATGTCGCATCGTCCGATGCCTTGCTGAGTATGGCACAGAACGTTGATTGTCGATCTTCTACATATTATCTTATTCGCGTACTTTGTAATACTCTCCAGGCTCTGCGCTCTCGCCTCAAAAGGCGGGGAATTACAAAAAACAACAGGGATATCTCTCACTGAGATATTAAACCGTGTTATGATGCTTTGTGTTGAAAAAGAATGTAGACGACGTGATATCAATATCTCTTCAATGATGTAGCGAGAGGCAAGTGAATAAATCCATTCCTTCCTCTGTGATGAAATACATTACTTACACACAGAATAACGCGATATTGCAAATATTTTATGACATAATTTATATAAACACATTGCTATTGTTTGCAGGTATCAATGTGAAACCTATAACGATTCACAAAAAATATTTTGTTGTCTGCATACCTTTGTATTTTTTCACTGTATATATTTATTTTTTTGACTTACAAAACTGCAAACCAAGAGTCAATGAGTATTTTTTAGATCGATGAATCAGTCACAACAATCAACTTTATAGTGTGTTTCTTTGACAAACAACGACAAGTCCATATCAAAACTTAAAAATGTCACAAGAGCAAAAAAATAAAACATGTGTTGTTGTGTTTCTATGATTCTGGGCTATGTTTTGTTGAATACGCTACGAAGCAACGCCTCTGAAGATATCACCCAGTTACCGTGTTGATTTTTTTTAAAAAAATTACGTAGTGAGAATTGGTTGACATACGATACCAAGAAGACCCACAATACGTATGATATTATCGTGTCAGCGACTCAGGAGTTTCGGGTTGACAGACGCAGTCACGGTGGACAAAACAACAAGATTACTCGACCTTTTTCACCTTATGCTCCTTCATGGAGAAACATGTCATGGCGCAAACGAATATTTTGCTTGAAGCCGGAACGAATGAGCTTGAAATTGTTGAATTCTATTTGGACGAAGACACGCCTTCGACATCGGACCCGACAAAAAAATACCGCGGCTATTACGGTGTTAACGTTGCAAAAGTACTTGAAATTATCCGCCTTACCCATGTGACAGAATTACCAGAAGTTTCACACCCTTCAGTACTCGGCGCATTTCGACAGCGATCGCACGTCATTCCTTTGGTTGACTTGAGCATTTGGCTTGGAAAAAGCCGTGTCGAAAGCGAATCTCCCAAGGTTATTGTCACAGAGTTTAATAATGTCACAACGGCATTTCTTGTTTCAGGAGTAACACGCATCCACAGGATGAGCTGGGAAGCTGTTGAACCGCCCAACACCTACGTTTCCTCGCTTAGTGGAGATTGCATCACCGGTGTTGTTAAATTCGAAGACCGTATTGTCTTCCTGCTTGACCTGGAAAAAATGGTCGCAGACATCAACCCAGGGCTTGGCTTACGGCTTGATCTTGATATCACGTGGGACGCGAGCAAAACATATCGTGCACTTATCGCCGATGACTCTGTCCTGATTCGGCATATGCTCAAGGATTTGTTGGAAAAAGCCCATTTCCAAGTTGAAGCCGTACAAAATGGCAGAGAGGCCTGGGATCGTCTTCTTGAGATAAAAGCACGAGCAGAAAAAGAAAACACAAACATAGAGGATTACTTGCAAGTGGTTGTTTCTGACATCGAAATGCCATCTATGGACGGACACAATCTGACGAAACGCATCAAAGAAGACCCTATTTTAAAGCGTCTTCCTGTAATCCTTTTTTCCTCGCTTATAACGGATAAGCTTCGACACAAAGGCCTCGCTGTAGGAGCTGATGACCAAATATCGAAACCCGAAGTCGGTGCATTAGCGCTACGTGCTATGCATCTTATCGAAGAAAAGCTTGATATGGTTGCGAATTCATCGGCATAAAACGTATAATTTAAAGCCCTTATCCGTCTCACCTTAATAAACAGGCTTTTTTCCCCTTTTCACAAGATCATTGCCGCGTGGCCTTTACGATGAAGCCCACGCGGCAATGTGTTGTTTTTCTATGCGCTATTGCGCCGCTCTCTGGAGATGTTCTCAGTCTTATTCAACAAATCCGGGGTAACTGTTCACCTTCAAGCATATTGACCATTCGCTTGCCCCCAAGCGATGTCGTCAGAATGACCTTTCCGGCCTGTTCCGACATGACCTGCCCGATAATGCACGCATCCTGCCCCAGGGAATTTCCCTTCAGGATTTCAAGGGTTTTCGCAGCATCTTTTTCAGCAACGATGCAGATAACTTTACCCTCGTTCGCCAAGTACAGCGGATCAAGACCGAGAAAAGAACATCCCGCCGCTACTGCTGGCCGTATGGGAATATCGCCTTCAGCCAGGAAAATACCCACTTCGGATTGCGTCGCAATTTCATTCAATGTCGTTCCGAGCCCGCCACGTGTCGGGTCACGAAGTACATGAATATCGAGACCCGCTTCAAATAAACTCAAGACCATATGGTTAAGTGCGGCGCTGTCACTTTGGACCGATGCGTCAAATGTCAATCCTTCGCGCGACCCCATAACAGCCAGTCCGTGGTCGCCCATGTAGCCACTCACGATAACAACATCTCCAGGTTGCGCGCGTGAGCCGCTTGGCGGTATGGGAGCAATAATTTTTCCAATACCGGTTGTGTTGATAAATACTTTATCAGCGGCTCCACGAGGGACAACCTTTGTATCTCCAGCAATAACGAGAACACCGGCTTTTTGAGCCGCCTCTCCCATTGAGACCACGATACGCCGGAGGTCATCCATGTCCAACCCTTCTTCCAAAATAAACCCGCACGTCAAATAGAGCGGTTGAGCCCCGAGCATGGCAACATCGTTAACGGTGCCGTGCACAGCAAGCGAACCAATGTCTCCGCCGGGGAAAAAAATGGGATCAACCGTGAAACTATCTGTGCTGACGGCAACTTTGCCATTCAGTTCAATGAGAGCGGCATCGTCAAGTTGACCGAGAATGTCATTGCCCAAATTCGCAACAAAGAGATCTGTCACCAAACGGTGAGAGGCTTTGCCGCCACTACCATAGTCGAGAAGAAGTTTTTCAGCCATATCGGTTTTCAAGTCCTGCTTGAGATTTTATGCATCAAGAACGGTAATTTAACTGAGTTCCAAGCGATATTTGTAATAAGCTGCACAGCTTCCTTCGGTTGAAACCATGCATGGTCCCACTGGTTTGGCCGGTGTACAGGCTGTTCCAAAAAGGCGGCACTGATTTGGTTTGATTATGCCTTTCAGGACATCTCCACACTGACATCCTTTAAGTGGAGGCGTCTCCTCTATCGTTAAATCCAAAGCGCGTAAGGCATCGAATTCGGCATAGTCATTGGAGAATATAAGCCCACTTCCATCAATTCCCCCAATTCCGCGCCATAGTGCAGGGCCGTGATCAAACACCTCATTCATGATGGCCACGGCCTGAGGATTGCCTTCGGAAGCAACAGCCCGAGTATAGGCATTGACGATATCGGCTTCTCCATTGGCACGCATACGTGCAACATAAATCAAGGCTTGTAAGATATCTGCTGGTTCAAAACCTGTTACAACGCCCGGCACCCCATATTCAGAAGCCAAAAAACGATAGGGTTCAAGCCCGATAACGGTGGAAACATGTCCTGGCAATAGAAATGCGTCAACCGACGTTTTGTTGTCTGCAACCAAAGCGGCCAAGGCTGGGGGGACAAGTTTATGAAACGACATAACGAGCAAATTGGAGATACCGCGTGCTTGAGCAGTTTTGACAGTGGCAGCAACTGTGGGGGCTGTCGTTTCGAAACCTATACCAAGAAATACGACAGTTTCAGTGGGATTATCGACTGCTAAGGTCAGGGCGTCAAACGGTGAATAGACGATCTCTACGCGGGCACCTTCGGCT includes these proteins:
- a CDS encoding chemotaxis protein encodes the protein MAQTNILLEAGTNELEIVEFYLDEDTPSTSDPTKKYRGYYGVNVAKVLEIIRLTHVTELPEVSHPSVLGAFRQRSHVIPLVDLSIWLGKSRVESESPKVIVTEFNNVTTAFLVSGVTRIHRMSWEAVEPPNTYVSSLSGDCITGVVKFEDRIVFLLDLEKMVADINPGLGLRLDLDITWDASKTYRALIADDSVLIRHMLKDLLEKAHFQVEAVQNGREAWDRLLEIKARAEKENTNIEDYLQVVVSDIEMPSMDGHNLTKRIKEDPILKRLPVILFSSLITDKLRHKGLAVGADDQISKPEVGALALRAMHLIEEKLDMVANSSA
- the hypE gene encoding hydrogenase expression/formation protein HypE, with the protein product MAEKLLLDYGSGGKASHRLVTDLFVANLGNDILGQLDDAALIELNGKVAVSTDSFTVDPIFFPGGDIGSLAVHGTVNDVAMLGAQPLYLTCGFILEEGLDMDDLRRIVVSMGEAAQKAGVLVIAGDTKVVPRGAADKVFINTTGIGKIIAPIPPSGSRAQPGDVVIVSGYMGDHGLAVMGSREGLTFDASVQSDSAALNHMVLSLFEAGLDIHVLRDPTRGGLGTTLNEIATQSEVGIFLAEGDIPIRPAVAAGCSFLGLDPLYLANEGKVICIVAEKDAAKTLEILKGNSLGQDACIIGQVMSEQAGKVILTTSLGGKRMVNMLEGEQLPRIC
- the hypD gene encoding hydrogenase formation protein HypD, giving the protein MDQTTQFSTAFQDPDLCRQLLRTLQSIQTSPLTFMEVCGTHTVAIFRSGLHSLLPDTIEHLSGPGCPVCVTHDSEVAAYLKLAERDNVIIATFGDLLRVPGPNGKTLKTAKAEGARVEIVYSPFDALTLAVDNPTETVVFLGIGFETTAPTVAATVKTAQARGISNLLVMSFHKLVPPALAALVADNKTSVDAFLLPGHVSTVIGLEPYRFLASEYGVPGVVTGFEPADILQALIYVARMRANGEADIVNAYTRAVASEGNPQAVAIMNEVFDHGPALWRGIGGIDGSGLIFSNDYAEFDALRALDLTIEETPPLKGCQCGDVLKGIIKPNQCRLFGTACTPAKPVGPCMVSTEGSCAAYYKYRLELS